A portion of the Aphelocoma coerulescens isolate FSJ_1873_10779 chromosome 1, UR_Acoe_1.0, whole genome shotgun sequence genome contains these proteins:
- the CRACDL gene encoding CRACD-like protein isoform X3 — protein sequence MGPRRPAPPLPAASTAVPPPHTGSSDCHMSSSKIMDSKMREAEGDGEDNSGKKKSKFKSFKKFFGKKKRKETSSSVSSSLKLCQSTSDVPASHDVRVSYDSEDELETHKGIMGSRALSHDSIFILETGQEPARPVRVFSQENVSDRIRALQLKLQPTMKLGPPPPFGLHAKRTEDAGTSSEDDGLPRSPPEMSLLHESLNSGMKTRITLGSSSRSHSTDGQLFTRHGSTKTGSPQTSDRTISPTANFDTPPELSAFLDSSAAKHKLLIKPRNQRSSRMRKFSQRTESESLTDLSCTPEEEEEDDAVFKPSNQELPCSTAATQNVASWPKPIMPEDLPPALRPVMTQPASESAAVQETLLPENKPEDCQPPLEMTCEESESSLLTEDKDSATSSYSISDREVQKQEDSSETLFLLSGDVSINILNQENKELPTVFPLNKLPSEENISISKNSIVCLERLEQNKQKDDQVPVEMPCNEGAKKEFTLLSESSKEFFMDSSQPTDSFHVSHPASSVQMGSSTFCSLEKIKTAEEAAASGKENSQSLVHKEEQLGKKAEKAANELNAFKKFSVSSARERPSTRSLHFPERSELESSLNTGFFLSKAKVPSRNEKGQEDLQKGSDLDEEKSSNKKQTLLPESYSENTGQPTEVLAGYVSLAVDAVPMPSNSSVVSQNQPSRKDKSPLQVKLRSTSLSLKYGDNSPPESKGIKRYSAEFNLENEGLTSFLRGDKAEIRKTASTNIGDSFNEKIKPKAKSSEQLSSKPPLPKKPELQNITIPNTTASKDKQDKAVHSSESRNEDRDLEKESTACKVPEKSVPSPVAARDSGRDPDTPTEPAWISIARQRQRGMRQEKELDREKLGAPNNKSNTEKQNKGNEQTEGPVKPQWSKPSYLAPKTTSEEQRKDTKSEAKPLLRTNSLSHDAPVAPSPALVDKEEISHLKKVSNAAPDQPSWMELAKKKSQAWSDMPQIIK from the exons TGATTGCCACATGAGTTCCTCAAAGATAATGGACTCTAAGATGAGAGAGGCTGAAGGAGATGGAGAGGACAATTCAG gaaagaaaaagtcaAAGTTCAAGTCTTTCAAAAAGTTTTTtggtaaaaagaaaaggaaagagacaTCATCTTCTGTGAGCAGCAGTCTGAAGTTGTGCCAGTCAACAAGTGATGTCCCAGCCTCTCATGACGTGCGCGTTAGTTACGATTCTGAAGATGAACTTGA GACACACAAAGGCATTATGGGAAGCAGAGCTTTGTCACATGATAGCATTTTCATCCTTGAGACTGGGCAAGAGCCTGCAAGGCCAGTAAGAGTGTTTTCTCAAGAAAACGTTTCTGATCGGATTAGAGCTTTACAG CTGAAACTCCAGCCCACCATGAAATTGGGACCTCCACCTCCATTTGGACTTCATGCAAAGCGAACAGAGGATGCTGGGACCAGTTCTGAAGATGATGGATTACCCAGAAGCCCTCCAGAAATGTCTTTGCTTCATGAAAGCCTAAACTCAGGCATGAAAACAAGA attacaTTGGGTTCTTCTTCTAGATCTCACTCTACAGATGGTCAGCTGTTCACTAGACATGGAAGTACCAAAACTGGATCTCCCCAGACATCTGACCGTACCATCTCCCCTACAGCCAATTTTGACACTCCAcctgagctttctgctttcttggATAGTTCTGCTGCTAAACATAAGCTTTTAATAAAACCCCGGAACCAGAGATCCAGTAGAATGAGAAAATTTTCTCAG AGGACCGAGTCTGAATCTCTGACTGATTTGAGCTGTACcccagaggaagaagaagaagatgatGCTGTATTCAAACCCAGCAATCAAGAACTGCCATGCAGCACAGCTGCAACACAGAATGTGGCTTCTTGGCCAAAGCCCATAATGCCTGAGGACCTCCCCCCTGCTTTGAGACCAGTGATGACTCAGCCTGCTTCCGAGTCTGCTGCTGTACAGGAAACCCTGCTACCAGAGAATAAGCCGGAGGACTGCCAACCACCACTGGAAATGACATGTGAGGAGTCTGAGTCCTCACTGCTGACAGAAGACAAAGACTCTGCAACTTCTTCCTATTCCATTTCAGACAGAGAAGTACAAAAGCAAGAAGATTCTTCAGAAACACTGTTTCTGTTGTCTGGGGATGTGTCAATCAATATTTTAAATCAAGAAAATAAGGAGCTTCCTACTGTGTTTCCATTAAATAAATTACcatctgaagaaaatatttcaattagTAAGAATAGTATTGTTTGCTTGGAAAGGTTGGaacaaaataaacagaaggATGATCAGGTACCTGTGGAAATGCCCTGTAATGAAGGGGCAAAGAAAGAATTTACTCTATTGTCAGAGTCCAGCAAGGAGTTTTTCATGGATTCTTCCCAGCCCACAGACTCATTCCATGTTTCACATCCTGCTTCCTCAGTGCAGATGGGATCATCTACTTTCTGCTCTCTAGAGAAAATAAAGACTGCAGAggaagcagctgcttctggtaAGGAGAACAGTCAGTCACTGGTCCACAAGGAGGAACAGTTGGggaagaaagctgaaaaagcaGCCAATGAACTCAATGCCTTCAAAAAGTTTTCTGTTTCCTCTGCACGGGAGAGGCCAAGCACCAGAAGCCTGCATTTCCCAGAAAGATCAGAGTTGGAAAGCTCATTAAATACTGGATTCTTCCTGTCCAAAGCAAAGGTCCCCTCAAGAAATGAGAAGGGGCAAGAAGACTTACAGAAAGGATCAGATCTGGACGAGGAAAAAAGTAGCAACAAAAAGCAGACTTTGCTGCCAGAGTCCTACTCTGAGAACACAGGCCAACCTACAGAAGTTTTGGCTGGTTATGTTTCTCTGGCTGTTGATGCAGTACCAATGCCAAGCAATTCTTCAGTGGTATCTCAGAATCAGCCAAGTCGTAAAGATAAAAGTCCTTTACAAGTGAAACTTAGATCCACCTCACTGTCCTTGAAGTATGGAGACAACTCACCACCAGAATCAAAAGGGATTAAAAGATACAGTGCAgaatttaatttagaaaatgAGGGATTGACTTCCTTTCTAAGAGGTGATAAGGCAGAGATCAGAAAAACAGCCAGTACAAATATTGGTGATTCTTTTAATGAAAAGATCAAACCCAAAGCAAAGTCCTCTGAACAGCTTAGTAGCAAACCTCCATTGCCTAAAAAGCCAGAGTTGCAAAACATAACCATTCCAAACACTACTGCAAGCAAGGATAAGCAGGACAAAGCTGTTCACTCTTCTGAATCCAGAAATGAAGACAGAGACTTGGAGAAAGAGTCAACTGCTTGTAAAGTGCCTG AGAAAAGCGTGCCTTCCCCCGTGGCTGCTAGAGACTCTGGAAGAGATCCTGACACTCCTACAGAACCAGCCTGGATTTCCATTGCAAGGCAAAGGCAGAGGGGCATGCGTCAGGAGAAGGAACTCGACAGAGAAAAGCTTGGGGCTCCAAATAATAAATCAAATACAGAGAAACAGAATAAAGGAAACGAACAAACAGAG GGGCCAGTGAAGCCACAATGGAGCAAACCTTCATACTTGGCACCTAAAACCACTTCTGAAGAGCAGAGGAAAGACACAAAGTCTGAAGCAAAGCCCCTGCTGAGAACCAATTCACTGTCACATGATGCCCCTG TAGCTCCATCACCTGCACTGGTGGATAAGGAGGAAATAAGCCACTTGAAGAAAGTCAGTAATGCTGCTCCAGATCAGCCATCATGGATGGAGCTGGCCAAAAAGAAATCTCAAGCTTGGAGTGATATGCCGCAGATTATAAAATAG
- the CRACDL gene encoding CRACD-like protein isoform X4, which produces MSSSKIMDSKMREAEGDGEDNSGKKKSKFKSFKKFFGKKKRKETSSSVSSSLKLCQSTSDVPASHDVRVSYDSEDELETHKGIMGSRALSHDSIFILETGQEPARPVRVFSQENVSDRIRALQLKLQPTMKLGPPPPFGLHAKRTEDAGTSSEDDGLPRSPPEMSLLHESLNSGMKTRFSDSHKHLSSLSLAGTGSEEEEQITLGSSSRSHSTDGQLFTRHGSTKTGSPQTSDRTISPTANFDTPPELSAFLDSSAAKHKLLIKPRNQRSSRMRKFSQRTESESLTDLSCTPEEEEEDDAVFKPSNQELPCSTAATQNVASWPKPIMPEDLPPALRPVMTQPASESAAVQETLLPENKPEDCQPPLEMTCEESESSLLTEDKDSATSSYSISDREVQKQEDSSETLFLLSGDVSINILNQENKELPTVFPLNKLPSEENISISKNSIVCLERLEQNKQKDDQVPVEMPCNEGAKKEFTLLSESSKEFFMDSSQPTDSFHVSHPASSVQMGSSTFCSLEKIKTAEEAAASGKENSQSLVHKEEQLGKKAEKAANELNAFKKFSVSSARERPSTRSLHFPERSELESSLNTGFFLSKAKVPSRNEKGQEDLQKGSDLDEEKSSNKKQTLLPESYSENTGQPTEVLAGYVSLAVDAVPMPSNSSVVSQNQPSRKDKSPLQVKLRSTSLSLKYGDNSPPESKGIKRYSAEFNLENEGLTSFLRGDKAEIRKTASTNIGDSFNEKIKPKAKSSEQLSSKPPLPKKPELQNITIPNTTASKDKQDKAVHSSESRNEDRDLEKESTACKVPEKSVPSPVAARDSGRDPDTPTEPAWISIARQRQRGMRQEKELDREKLGAPNNKSNTEKQNKGNEQTEGPVKPQWSKPSYLAPKTTSEEQRKDTKSEAKPLLRTNSLSHDAPVAPSPALVDKEEISHLKKVSNAAPDQPSWMELAKKKSQAWSDMPQIIK; this is translated from the exons ATGAGTTCCTCAAAGATAATGGACTCTAAGATGAGAGAGGCTGAAGGAGATGGAGAGGACAATTCAG gaaagaaaaagtcaAAGTTCAAGTCTTTCAAAAAGTTTTTtggtaaaaagaaaaggaaagagacaTCATCTTCTGTGAGCAGCAGTCTGAAGTTGTGCCAGTCAACAAGTGATGTCCCAGCCTCTCATGACGTGCGCGTTAGTTACGATTCTGAAGATGAACTTGA GACACACAAAGGCATTATGGGAAGCAGAGCTTTGTCACATGATAGCATTTTCATCCTTGAGACTGGGCAAGAGCCTGCAAGGCCAGTAAGAGTGTTTTCTCAAGAAAACGTTTCTGATCGGATTAGAGCTTTACAG CTGAAACTCCAGCCCACCATGAAATTGGGACCTCCACCTCCATTTGGACTTCATGCAAAGCGAACAGAGGATGCTGGGACCAGTTCTGAAGATGATGGATTACCCAGAAGCCCTCCAGAAATGTCTTTGCTTCATGAAAGCCTAAACTCAGGCATGAAAACAAGA TTCTCTGACTCTCACAAGCACCTTAGCTCTTTGAGTTTAGCTGGAACAGGCAGTGAAGAAGAAGAACAG attacaTTGGGTTCTTCTTCTAGATCTCACTCTACAGATGGTCAGCTGTTCACTAGACATGGAAGTACCAAAACTGGATCTCCCCAGACATCTGACCGTACCATCTCCCCTACAGCCAATTTTGACACTCCAcctgagctttctgctttcttggATAGTTCTGCTGCTAAACATAAGCTTTTAATAAAACCCCGGAACCAGAGATCCAGTAGAATGAGAAAATTTTCTCAG AGGACCGAGTCTGAATCTCTGACTGATTTGAGCTGTACcccagaggaagaagaagaagatgatGCTGTATTCAAACCCAGCAATCAAGAACTGCCATGCAGCACAGCTGCAACACAGAATGTGGCTTCTTGGCCAAAGCCCATAATGCCTGAGGACCTCCCCCCTGCTTTGAGACCAGTGATGACTCAGCCTGCTTCCGAGTCTGCTGCTGTACAGGAAACCCTGCTACCAGAGAATAAGCCGGAGGACTGCCAACCACCACTGGAAATGACATGTGAGGAGTCTGAGTCCTCACTGCTGACAGAAGACAAAGACTCTGCAACTTCTTCCTATTCCATTTCAGACAGAGAAGTACAAAAGCAAGAAGATTCTTCAGAAACACTGTTTCTGTTGTCTGGGGATGTGTCAATCAATATTTTAAATCAAGAAAATAAGGAGCTTCCTACTGTGTTTCCATTAAATAAATTACcatctgaagaaaatatttcaattagTAAGAATAGTATTGTTTGCTTGGAAAGGTTGGaacaaaataaacagaaggATGATCAGGTACCTGTGGAAATGCCCTGTAATGAAGGGGCAAAGAAAGAATTTACTCTATTGTCAGAGTCCAGCAAGGAGTTTTTCATGGATTCTTCCCAGCCCACAGACTCATTCCATGTTTCACATCCTGCTTCCTCAGTGCAGATGGGATCATCTACTTTCTGCTCTCTAGAGAAAATAAAGACTGCAGAggaagcagctgcttctggtaAGGAGAACAGTCAGTCACTGGTCCACAAGGAGGAACAGTTGGggaagaaagctgaaaaagcaGCCAATGAACTCAATGCCTTCAAAAAGTTTTCTGTTTCCTCTGCACGGGAGAGGCCAAGCACCAGAAGCCTGCATTTCCCAGAAAGATCAGAGTTGGAAAGCTCATTAAATACTGGATTCTTCCTGTCCAAAGCAAAGGTCCCCTCAAGAAATGAGAAGGGGCAAGAAGACTTACAGAAAGGATCAGATCTGGACGAGGAAAAAAGTAGCAACAAAAAGCAGACTTTGCTGCCAGAGTCCTACTCTGAGAACACAGGCCAACCTACAGAAGTTTTGGCTGGTTATGTTTCTCTGGCTGTTGATGCAGTACCAATGCCAAGCAATTCTTCAGTGGTATCTCAGAATCAGCCAAGTCGTAAAGATAAAAGTCCTTTACAAGTGAAACTTAGATCCACCTCACTGTCCTTGAAGTATGGAGACAACTCACCACCAGAATCAAAAGGGATTAAAAGATACAGTGCAgaatttaatttagaaaatgAGGGATTGACTTCCTTTCTAAGAGGTGATAAGGCAGAGATCAGAAAAACAGCCAGTACAAATATTGGTGATTCTTTTAATGAAAAGATCAAACCCAAAGCAAAGTCCTCTGAACAGCTTAGTAGCAAACCTCCATTGCCTAAAAAGCCAGAGTTGCAAAACATAACCATTCCAAACACTACTGCAAGCAAGGATAAGCAGGACAAAGCTGTTCACTCTTCTGAATCCAGAAATGAAGACAGAGACTTGGAGAAAGAGTCAACTGCTTGTAAAGTGCCTG AGAAAAGCGTGCCTTCCCCCGTGGCTGCTAGAGACTCTGGAAGAGATCCTGACACTCCTACAGAACCAGCCTGGATTTCCATTGCAAGGCAAAGGCAGAGGGGCATGCGTCAGGAGAAGGAACTCGACAGAGAAAAGCTTGGGGCTCCAAATAATAAATCAAATACAGAGAAACAGAATAAAGGAAACGAACAAACAGAG GGGCCAGTGAAGCCACAATGGAGCAAACCTTCATACTTGGCACCTAAAACCACTTCTGAAGAGCAGAGGAAAGACACAAAGTCTGAAGCAAAGCCCCTGCTGAGAACCAATTCACTGTCACATGATGCCCCTG TAGCTCCATCACCTGCACTGGTGGATAAGGAGGAAATAAGCCACTTGAAGAAAGTCAGTAATGCTGCTCCAGATCAGCCATCATGGATGGAGCTGGCCAAAAAGAAATCTCAAGCTTGGAGTGATATGCCGCAGATTATAAAATAG